CAGCAGGGGGCAGGCGTGCGCATCACAGTGAACGTGACCGGCCTGAAGCCCGGCCAGCACGGCATGCACGTCCACGATTACGGGCGCTGCACGCCCGGCGTGGACGCGAGCACGAACGCGGTCGTGGCGTTCGGCGGGGCCGGTGGTCACTTCGACCCCGGCATGAGCCGCAACCACGACGACCCGCAGGCGGACAACCACGCCGGGCACGGCGGGGACCTGCCCATGCTGACGGTCGGCGCGGACGGCACCGGGCGCATGACAGTGGTGACAGACAAGGTCAGCCTGACCGGCATGGACGGCGTCCTGAACCGCTCGCTGGTCATTCACGCCCAGCCCGACGATTACCGGAGCGACCCGTCCGGCATGACCGGCGCGCGCGAACGCTGCGGGGTCATCACGCGCGACAGCTTCAGTGTGCGCGACTACCCGCTGCCCGGCCCGCAGGACTTCCCGGAGGGGGTGGCCGTCGACGCCGCCCGTGGCGTGGCGTACACCGGCAGCGCCGCGACTGGCACCATCTACGCTGTGAACCTGGGCAGCGGCGCCGTCACGAAATTCGCCGAGGGTGGGGGGCAGGGGCGGGCCTCCGCGCTGGGCCTGAAGGTGGACGCGCAGGGCCGCGTGTGGGCGGCGGGCGGCGCGAGCGGCACCGTCAGCGTCCTGCGGCCCGACGGGTTCCCGGTCGCGATCCTGAACACCCCCAAGTCCCCGAACGCGTACGTGAACGACCTGACGCCCGCCCCGGACGGCAACGTGTACGTCACGGATTCCAGCCGACCCGTGATCTTCCGGGTCACGCCGGACCTGAAACTCAGCGCGTGGCTGGACCTGAGCGGCACGCCCATCCGCTACGCCCCCGGCATCAACCTGAACGGCATCGTGGCCACGCCGGACGGCCGGGCGCTGCTGACCGTGCAGCTGAACACCGGCGACCTGTGGCGCATCGACCTGCGCACCAAGGCCGTGCGGCGCGTCATGACCGGCCTGACGCGCGGGGACGGCCTGCTGCTCGACGGGCGCACGCTGTACGTGGTACGTAACGCCGAGGGGGTCATCACGAAGGTCAGCCTGAACGCCGACTGGACCGCCGGGCAGGTCGTGGCCGAAGAACCGCTGGCGGGACTGCGCTTCCCGACGACCCTCGCGGCGTTCGGCGGCGATCTGATCGTGCCCCAGGGGCAGCTCGACAAGTTGCAGGGCGGCACGCCCGAGACGCCGTTCCGCCTGACCCGCTTCAAGAAATTCTGACCGGTATCCGCCCTGACCGGGGCAGAGCGAACGGTTTTTACCTGCCACCCAGCCGGAGTCCGCATTCGTCCTTTCCTGTCAAGCTCCCCCACGGGCAACCCCCTCGTGGGGGGCGTCTGTGCGAAAAGTAAGAACCGTGTGGAGACGATTGAGTTAGGCTGTTCGGGTGACGAAGCAAGGTGCGCCAGCTATTCCGGCCATTGAGGTCCGGGGGCTGTACAAGAAATACGGCCAGAACAGTGTCCTGGAGGACGTGTATCTGACCGTGAAGCCCGGCGAGGTGTACGCGCTGACCGGGCCGAACGGTGCAGGTAAAACCACCCTGATCCGGACCATGACCGGCCTTGCCTTCCCCACGGACGGCGAGGTGCGGCTCCTGGGCCGGG
This portion of the Deinococcus seoulensis genome encodes:
- a CDS encoding superoxide dismutase family protein, with protein sequence MQRVSRKRTLITAALLGGAALAGIGLAGGAGMSMAAPASTPLKATAALRDTAGQVLGTATFEQQGAGVRITVNVTGLKPGQHGMHVHDYGRCTPGVDASTNAVVAFGGAGGHFDPGMSRNHDDPQADNHAGHGGDLPMLTVGADGTGRMTVVTDKVSLTGMDGVLNRSLVIHAQPDDYRSDPSGMTGARERCGVITRDSFSVRDYPLPGPQDFPEGVAVDAARGVAYTGSAATGTIYAVNLGSGAVTKFAEGGGQGRASALGLKVDAQGRVWAAGGASGTVSVLRPDGFPVAILNTPKSPNAYVNDLTPAPDGNVYVTDSSRPVIFRVTPDLKLSAWLDLSGTPIRYAPGINLNGIVATPDGRALLTVQLNTGDLWRIDLRTKAVRRVMTGLTRGDGLLLDGRTLYVVRNAEGVITKVSLNADWTAGQVVAEEPLAGLRFPTTLAAFGGDLIVPQGQLDKLQGGTPETPFRLTRFKKF